The window GAGATGACGGTCCCCTTGTCCTTGTGCTCCCACGACTGGATGGGCGCGCCGCGGGCGGCCCGCGCGAGGTTCTCGCCGGCGACCTCGGCGGCCTGCCAGGCGGCCTGCGCGGTCGGCGGCGCGACGTCGTCGTCGCCCTGGTCGATGAGGGCGGTGTCGCCGATGGCGAACACGCGGTCGTCGCTGGTGGTGAAGTCGGAGGCGGCGTGGACGCGGTTCGAGCGCTCGTCCTTGTCGACCTCGACGTCCGCCAGCTCCGGCTGGCCCGTGATGCCGCCGGTCCAGACCAGCACGTCGTAAGTGAGCTCCTCGGGCTCTTCCTCCTCGCCGCCGCCGAGGTAGACCGCGTCCCCGTCGGCCTCCGAGATGAAGTCGCCCGTGAGGATCTCCACGTCGGCCTCCTCCAGCCGCTGTCGGAGCGCGCCCTGGACCTGGGGGTCGTTCCCCGGGAAGACCTCGTCGAGGCCCTCGACGAGCTTGATCTCGATGGGAGCGCGGTGCTTATCGCGGTACTCCGCGATCTCGCCCGCGGTCTGGATGCCGGAGAGCCCGGCGCCGCCGACGATGACCTCGACGGGGTCGGACCGGGTCGCCTCGGCCGCGGCCGACCGCACGTCCTCGTGGATCGCCTTCGCGTCGTCGAGGCCCTTGAGCTGGTGGGCGTTCTCCTCCAGGCCGTCGATGCCGAAGAAGGCGGTCGTGGAGCCGACGCCAAGCAGCAGGTAGTCGTAGTCGACGGTCGTCCCGTCCTCCGTCTCGACGACGCGCTCGTCGGTGTCGACGTCGACGACTCGGCCCTGCACGAAGTCGGACTCGGACGACTTGATCTCGTCGACGGGGATGGTGATCTTGTCCGCGACGGCGGGGTTGCGGATGGCGCGGTGGACCTCGTGGAGGACGAGGTGGTAGTCGTGTTCGGAGATCCACGTGAGCTCCGCCTCGCCCTCGCCGACCTCGTCTTCGAACGCCTTCACCGCCCCTGCCCCGGCGTAGCCGGAGCCGACGACGACGACCTGTGTACTCATGTCGATCTGTGCGCGGTGAGCGGATAAAGACGCTTTGAAACGTCGGTGACGCCGGCGATGCGCGCCGCGCGCTACAGCGAGAGCCCGGCGTGCCAGCGGTCGGCGCCCGCCTCCCGTTTGACCTCGTCCATGCGCGCGAGGAGTTTCACGGCGAGGCTCGCGGTCTCGGCCGCCCGCGACTCGCCCTCGGTCCGGAACTCGCCGGTCACCCGGTTCGCGTACACCGAGCAGACCGCCCCCGCTCTGAGCCCGTACACGTTCGCGATCGTGAGGATCGCCGACGCCTCCATCTCGATGTTCTTCACGTTCGCGTCCCGCAGCTCCGCGACCAGCTCGTCGGAGCCGGCCGCCTCGAACCCCTCGAAGCCGGGACGCCCCTGCCCGGCGTAGAAGGAGTCGGCGCTCATCGTCACGCCGGTGTGGTAGTCGTATCCCAGTCTCTCCGCGGCGGCGACGAGCGCCGAGACGACCTCGCCGTCGGCGGTGGCCGGGTAGTCCTCTCGGACGTACTCGTCGCTCGTCCCCTCCTGACGGACTCCCCCGGTGGAGATCACCAGGTCGCCGACCTCCATCCCCGGCTGAATGGCGCCGCAGGAGCCGACCCGGACGAACGTGTCGACGCCGA is drawn from Halorubrum sp. CBA1229 and contains these coding sequences:
- a CDS encoding FAD-dependent oxidoreductase, which produces MSTQVVVVGSGYAGAGAVKAFEDEVGEGEAELTWISEHDYHLVLHEVHRAIRNPAVADKITIPVDEIKSSESDFVQGRVVDVDTDERVVETEDGTTVDYDYLLLGVGSTTAFFGIDGLEENAHQLKGLDDAKAIHEDVRSAAAEATRSDPVEVIVGGAGLSGIQTAGEIAEYRDKHRAPIEIKLVEGLDEVFPGNDPQVQGALRQRLEEADVEILTGDFISEADGDAVYLGGGEEEEPEELTYDVLVWTGGITGQPELADVEVDKDERSNRVHAASDFTTSDDRVFAIGDTALIDQGDDDVAPPTAQAAWQAAEVAGENLARAARGAPIQSWEHKDKGTVISVGEEAVAHDVMGMPIKTFGGTPAKLLKKSIAVRWIAKVSSAGRGVSAFGDM
- a CDS encoding nucleoside phosphorylase, whose product is MTEDSETDGGDGGAGDSEDPNAEAGYHVEVGPADVADAVLLPGNPERVDKITALWDEYDEVAHHREYRTATGTYDGAPISVTSTGIGSPSAAIAVEELARIGVDTFVRVGSCGAIQPGMEVGDLVISTGGVRQEGTSDEYVREDYPATADGEVVSALVAAAERLGYDYHTGVTMSADSFYAGQGRPGFEGFEAAGSDELVAELRDANVKNIEMEASAILTIANVYGLRAGAVCSVYANRVTGEFRTEGESRAAETASLAVKLLARMDEVKREAGADRWHAGLSL